One part of the uncultured Celeribacter sp. genome encodes these proteins:
- a CDS encoding LysR family transcriptional regulator, which yields MHLEFRHLRTIKAIHEEGGLARAADRLNITQSALSHQVKGLEDQAGVELFVRRSKPLKLSAAGMKLLGLAEDVLPKVEALEAEFRGIEDGTVGRLHIAMECHACFDWLFPVLHLFRKAWPEVDVDIRQRLAFGALPALQREEIDLVISSDPEDLPGVQFIPLFDYAPMCVMAASNPLAQKAFVEAGDFRDQTLITYPMDRARLDVFKTLLTPAGVAPASVRQVELTDVILMLVSAGRGVAVLPNWVMRDIRDNPDYALRPLTAQGVTRRMYAAVRSEDATKPYMAHVLRIAKTEAVKLQRG from the coding sequence ATGCATCTCGAATTCCGTCATCTGCGCACGATCAAGGCGATCCACGAAGAAGGCGGGCTGGCGCGCGCTGCCGACCGTTTGAACATCACCCAATCGGCCCTGTCGCATCAGGTCAAGGGGCTCGAAGATCAGGCCGGTGTGGAGCTTTTCGTGCGCCGCTCCAAACCGCTGAAACTGTCGGCGGCGGGCATGAAGCTGCTGGGCCTGGCCGAAGATGTTCTGCCCAAGGTCGAAGCGCTGGAGGCGGAGTTTCGCGGCATCGAAGACGGCACGGTCGGACGGCTTCACATCGCCATGGAATGCCATGCCTGTTTTGACTGGCTGTTTCCGGTCCTGCATCTGTTTCGCAAGGCCTGGCCGGAGGTGGATGTCGATATTCGCCAGCGTCTGGCCTTCGGCGCGCTTCCGGCGTTGCAACGTGAGGAAATCGATCTGGTGATTTCCTCCGACCCCGAGGACCTGCCGGGGGTGCAGTTCATTCCGCTGTTTGATTACGCGCCGATGTGCGTCATGGCCGCGAGCAATCCGCTGGCGCAAAAGGCTTTTGTCGAGGCCGGGGACTTCCGCGATCAGACCCTGATCACCTATCCGATGGACCGGGCGCGGCTGGACGTCTTCAAAACGCTTTTGACCCCGGCGGGAGTCGCGCCGGCTTCGGTGCGGCAGGTGGAACTGACCGATGTAATCCTGATGCTGGTGTCCGCCGGGCGCGGGGTGGCGGTTTTGCCCAACTGGGTGATGCGCGACATTCGCGACAATCCCGACTATGCGCTCAGACCTTTGACGGCGCAGGGCGTGACGCGCCGCATGTATGCCGCCGTGCGCAGCGAGGATGCGACCAAGCCCTATATGGCGCATGTCTTGCGCATCGCCAAAACCGAGGCGGTGAAGCTGCAACGCGGCTGA
- a CDS encoding inositol monophosphatase family protein codes for MQGSANLNVMIKAARSAGRSLVKDFREVENLQVSSKGAGDFVSRADIRAEEIIRDMLMEARPTYGWLGEESKPVEGKDPTRRWIVDPLDGTTNYLHGLPHWAISIALEHKGEIVSGVVFDPAKSELFWAEKGNGAWMNDTRIRVSDRSKMIESIFATGLPFGGRADLPETLRDLARLLPATAGVRRWGAAALDLAYVAAGRYEGFWERRLNAWDMAAGMLIVKEAGGLVEPIHPEGNALEDGEIICGNEALFDRFTTVIRSA; via the coding sequence ATGCAAGGCAGTGCCAATCTTAACGTCATGATCAAGGCCGCGCGCAGCGCTGGTCGTTCTTTGGTGAAAGACTTCCGCGAAGTCGAAAACCTGCAGGTGTCGTCGAAAGGCGCGGGCGATTTCGTGTCGCGCGCCGACATTCGCGCCGAAGAGATCATCCGCGACATGCTGATGGAAGCCCGCCCGACCTACGGCTGGCTCGGTGAGGAAAGCAAACCCGTCGAGGGCAAGGACCCGACCCGTCGCTGGATCGTCGATCCGCTCGATGGCACGACGAACTACCTGCACGGGCTGCCGCATTGGGCGATTTCCATCGCGCTGGAACATAAGGGTGAAATCGTCTCCGGCGTTGTTTTCGATCCGGCCAAGAGCGAATTGTTCTGGGCGGAAAAGGGCAATGGGGCTTGGATGAACGACACGCGTATTCGGGTGTCTGATCGTTCCAAAATGATCGAATCCATCTTTGCGACAGGCCTGCCGTTCGGCGGGCGTGCCGATCTGCCGGAAACCTTGCGCGATCTGGCGCGGCTTTTGCCCGCCACTGCCGGGGTGCGTCGCTGGGGCGCGGCGGCTCTGGATCTCGCTTATGTCGCGGCGGGACGCTATGAGGGCTTCTGGGAACGCCGGTTGAACGCCTGGGACATGGCGGCGGGGATGCTGATCGTCAAAGAGGCCGGTGGCTTGGTCGAACCGATCCACCCCGAAGGCAATGCTCTGGAAGACGGTGAAATCATCTGCGGCAACGAGGCGCTGTTTGATCGCTTTACCACGGTGATCCGGTCTGCCTGA
- a CDS encoding rhomboid family intramembrane serine protease, which yields MFPLRDHNPSRRPALVTYGLIAVNLAVFLAMLPSFGDDRALASVFANWAFIPARISAGQGYDTVFSAMFMHGGLMHIAGNMLFLWIFGDNMEDEMGPFRFLMFYLACGMAAAFAQYIADPGSRVPMVGASGAIAGVLGGYMLLFPRARVDVLFIFIIFFKVIPLPAWIILGLWFLLQLLGELGSTGGAGVAYLAHVGGFLAGLVLTYPLWRRRGGSRFWARTAGRPPHRQTNYRVIHTPVPVVRRKRK from the coding sequence ATGTTTCCCTTACGCGATCATAATCCGTCCCGACGTCCCGCGCTGGTAACCTATGGGCTCATTGCGGTGAACCTTGCGGTCTTTCTGGCCATGCTGCCCAGCTTCGGCGACGACCGGGCGCTGGCTTCTGTCTTTGCCAATTGGGCCTTCATTCCCGCGCGCATCTCTGCCGGTCAGGGCTATGACACGGTGTTCAGCGCCATGTTCATGCATGGCGGGCTGATGCATATCGCAGGCAATATGCTGTTTCTGTGGATTTTCGGCGACAATATGGAAGACGAAATGGGACCCTTTCGGTTCCTGATGTTCTATCTGGCATGCGGCATGGCCGCCGCATTCGCACAGTATATCGCAGATCCCGGCTCCCGAGTGCCCATGGTCGGTGCCTCAGGCGCAATCGCCGGGGTTCTGGGTGGTTACATGCTGCTATTCCCGCGCGCCCGTGTCGATGTCTTGTTCATTTTCATCATCTTTTTCAAGGTGATCCCCCTGCCCGCCTGGATCATTCTGGGGCTGTGGTTCCTACTGCAACTGCTTGGCGAACTGGGATCAACCGGTGGCGCCGGTGTCGCCTATCTGGCTCATGTCGGCGGATTTCTGGCGGGGCTGGTCCTGACCTATCCGCTGTGGCGACGCCGCGGTGGCAGCCGTTTCTGGGCGCGCACCGCAGGCCGCCCGCCACATCGTCAGACCAACTACCGCGTGATCCACACGCCGGTCCCCGTGGTGCGCCGCAAACGCAAATAG
- the metG gene encoding methionine--tRNA ligase gives MARTLITSALPYINGIKHLGNLVGSQLPADLYARYRRARGDEVLFLCATDEHGTPAEIAAQKAGKPVAEYCTEMHEVQAEIARGFRLSFDHFGRSSSDQNRKLTQHFAEVLADQGLIEEVEETQVYSETDGRFLPDRYIEGTCPNCGYDSARGDQCDNCTKQLDPTDLINPHSTISGATDLEQRSTKHLYLRQSKMRDALNDWIDSKADWPILTTSIARKWLNDGDGLQDRGITRDLSWGVPVQKGDTPWPGMEGKVFYVWFDAPIEYIACANEWTDAQGKSDAEWERWWRTDKGADDVRYVQFMGKDNVPFHTLSFPVTMLGSQEPWKMVDYIKSFNYLNYDGGQFSTSRGRGVFMDQALSILPADYWRWWLLSHAPESSDSEFTWENFQSSVNKDLADVLGNFVSRITKFCRSKFSESVPEGGSYGAQEEALMADLTAKVAEYQSHMDAIDVRKGATALRAIWVAGNEYLQSAAPWATFKEDPEQAAAQVRLGLNLIGLYARLSAPFIPDTAGKLQTALALDSLDWPENVTESLAALQPGHSFSVPENLFAKITDEQREEWQERFAGTRD, from the coding sequence ATGGCACGCACGCTCATCACCTCTGCCCTGCCCTATATCAATGGCATCAAGCACCTCGGCAACCTTGTCGGCTCACAGCTCCCCGCGGATCTCTACGCCAGGTATCGGCGCGCCCGCGGCGATGAGGTTCTGTTCCTCTGCGCCACCGACGAACACGGCACACCCGCCGAAATCGCCGCCCAGAAGGCTGGCAAACCGGTGGCCGAATATTGCACCGAGATGCATGAGGTCCAAGCCGAGATCGCGCGTGGGTTCCGGCTGTCCTTCGATCATTTCGGGCGTTCGTCCTCGGACCAGAACCGCAAGTTGACCCAGCATTTCGCAGAGGTGCTCGCCGACCAAGGCCTGATTGAAGAGGTCGAGGAAACCCAGGTCTATTCCGAAACCGACGGGCGCTTCCTGCCAGACCGCTACATCGAGGGCACCTGCCCCAACTGTGGCTACGACAGTGCGCGCGGCGACCAATGCGACAATTGCACCAAACAGCTGGATCCGACTGATCTGATCAACCCGCATTCGACGATTTCCGGCGCCACCGATCTGGAGCAGCGCAGCACCAAACACCTGTACCTGCGCCAGTCGAAAATGCGCGATGCGCTGAACGACTGGATCGACAGCAAGGCCGACTGGCCGATCCTCACCACCTCAATCGCCAGGAAATGGCTGAACGACGGCGACGGGCTGCAGGACCGCGGCATCACCCGTGACCTGTCCTGGGGCGTGCCGGTGCAAAAGGGCGACACCCCATGGCCGGGCATGGAAGGCAAGGTGTTCTACGTCTGGTTCGACGCACCGATCGAATATATCGCCTGCGCCAACGAATGGACCGACGCCCAAGGCAAAAGTGATGCCGAGTGGGAGCGCTGGTGGCGCACCGACAAAGGTGCCGATGACGTGCGTTATGTCCAGTTCATGGGCAAGGACAACGTGCCGTTTCACACGCTGTCTTTCCCGGTGACCATGCTGGGGTCGCAAGAGCCTTGGAAGATGGTCGATTACATCAAATCGTTCAACTATCTCAACTACGATGGCGGTCAGTTCTCGACCTCGCGCGGGCGTGGCGTGTTCATGGATCAGGCGCTGTCCATTCTGCCCGCCGATTACTGGCGCTGGTGGCTCCTGAGCCACGCGCCGGAAAGCTCGGACAGCGAGTTCACTTGGGAAAACTTCCAGTCTTCAGTGAACAAGGATCTGGCCGATGTGCTGGGCAATTTCGTCTCGCGCATCACCAAATTCTGCCGTTCCAAATTCTCCGAATCCGTGCCCGAAGGTGGCAGCTATGGTGCACAGGAAGAGGCACTTATGGCTGATCTGACGGCGAAAGTTGCAGAATATCAGAGCCATATGGATGCCATCGACGTGCGTAAAGGGGCCACGGCCCTGCGCGCCATCTGGGTGGCGGGCAACGAATACCTGCAATCGGCAGCGCCTTGGGCAACCTTCAAGGAAGACCCGGAACAGGCTGCGGCGCAGGTCCGGCTCGGTCTAAACCTCATCGGGCTGTATGCCCGTCTCTCAGCGCCGTTTATCCCGGACACGGCGGGCAAACTGCAAACTGCGCTCGCGCTCGACAGTCTCGATTGGCCCGAAAACGTCACAGAGTCGCTGGCCGCCCTGCAGCCGGGTCACAGCTTTAGCGTTCCGGAAAACCTCTTTGCCAAGATCACCGACGAGCAGCGTGAAGAATGGCAGGAACGCTTTGCGGGCACCCGCGACTAA
- a CDS encoding glucose 1-dehydrogenase, translated as MDIRFDNKTAIVTGAASGIGAAIADELAASGATVVIADLKQVAAQKKADEIVAAGGKALAFAGDVSKDEDVKAMVAFATKETGGLHLLVNNAGIGGDVASVTDVSIANWRKVIDINLIGVFLGVHYGAPAMKASGGGAIVNIASILGSVGIANSSAYVAAKHGVVGLTKSAALELAADNIRVNAVGPGFIETPLVKEALDDDTLTYLESQHVTNRLGRPEEVASLVTYLLSDQASFVSGSYHLVDSGYTAK; from the coding sequence ATGGATATTCGTTTCGACAACAAAACCGCCATCGTCACCGGCGCCGCCTCGGGCATCGGGGCTGCCATCGCAGACGAACTGGCCGCCTCCGGCGCCACGGTCGTGATCGCGGATCTGAAACAGGTCGCCGCCCAGAAGAAGGCCGATGAAATTGTGGCCGCAGGCGGCAAGGCTCTGGCCTTTGCCGGAGATGTTTCAAAAGACGAAGACGTCAAAGCCATGGTGGCGTTCGCCACCAAGGAAACCGGCGGACTGCATCTGCTGGTCAACAACGCAGGCATCGGCGGCGATGTCGCAAGCGTGACCGATGTGTCCATTGCCAACTGGCGCAAGGTCATCGACATCAACCTGATCGGTGTGTTCCTTGGCGTACACTACGGCGCCCCGGCCATGAAAGCCTCCGGTGGCGGGGCCATCGTCAATATCGCCTCCATTCTCGGCTCTGTCGGGATCGCCAATTCTTCTGCCTATGTCGCCGCCAAACACGGGGTGGTCGGGCTGACCAAATCCGCCGCCCTTGAACTGGCCGCAGACAACATCCGCGTCAATGCCGTCGGCCCGGGCTTCATCGAAACGCCTCTGGTCAAAGAAGCCCTGGATGACGACACGCTGACCTATCTGGAAAGCCAACATGTCACCAATCGTCTGGGCCGCCCCGAGGAAGTCGCTTCGCTGGTCACTTACCTTCTGTCGGATCAGGCCAGCTTCGTGAGCGGTTCCTATCATCTGGTCGATTCCGGCTACACGGCGAAATAA
- a CDS encoding aldo/keto reductase encodes MKMRKIGKSDLLVSEICLGSMTWGSQNTLEEGHAQIDRAKEVGINFIDTAEMYPVNPVRKETAGDTESIIGAYLEARGGREDWIIASKIAGSGNINEEGILASNLEARLDESLKRLKTDYVDLYQFHWPNRGSYAFRQNWHFDPSKQPSKAEIEDNMRGVLEEMARLQQAGKVREFGTSNESAWGMAQWLRLAEEMGAPRMQSIQNEYSLMCRLYDTDLAELAVHEEITLLAYSPLAVGMLTGKYNGGQVVPKGSRLDLNGNLGGRVSDRAWLAVDAYVEIAQKHDLDPTTMAVAWTLTRPFDVMPIIGATSVEQLEKSLAAEDLVLSDAVIKDLEAAHKAHPMPY; translated from the coding sequence ATGAAAATGCGGAAAATCGGGAAGAGTGATCTTTTGGTGTCCGAGATCTGTCTGGGGTCGATGACCTGGGGCAGCCAAAACACGCTGGAAGAGGGGCACGCCCAGATCGACCGGGCCAAAGAGGTTGGTATCAATTTCATTGATACGGCTGAAATGTACCCGGTGAACCCGGTGCGCAAGGAAACCGCCGGGGACACCGAAAGCATCATCGGCGCCTATCTGGAGGCGCGTGGCGGGCGTGAAGACTGGATCATCGCGTCCAAAATCGCGGGCTCGGGCAACATCAACGAAGAGGGCATTTTGGCCTCGAACCTTGAGGCGCGTCTGGATGAAAGCCTGAAACGGCTGAAGACCGATTACGTCGATCTCTATCAGTTTCACTGGCCGAACCGCGGCTCTTATGCGTTTCGTCAGAACTGGCACTTTGATCCCTCGAAGCAGCCGTCGAAAGCTGAAATCGAGGACAACATGCGCGGCGTTCTTGAGGAGATGGCGCGGTTGCAGCAGGCGGGCAAGGTGCGTGAATTCGGCACTTCGAACGAAAGCGCCTGGGGCATGGCCCAGTGGCTGCGTCTCGCCGAGGAAATGGGCGCGCCGCGCATGCAGTCGATCCAGAACGAATACTCGTTGATGTGCCGTCTTTATGACACGGATCTGGCCGAGCTGGCGGTGCATGAAGAGATCACGCTTCTGGCCTATTCGCCCTTGGCGGTTGGCATGTTGACTGGCAAATACAATGGCGGTCAGGTGGTGCCCAAAGGCTCGCGTCTGGATCTGAATGGCAATCTGGGCGGTCGCGTTTCTGACCGCGCCTGGCTGGCGGTCGATGCCTATGTCGAGATCGCGCAGAAACACGATCTTGATCCGACGACCATGGCGGTGGCCTGGACCCTGACACGGCCCTTCGATGTGATGCCGATCATCGGCGCGACATCGGTGGAGCAGCTTGAAAAGTCGCTCGCGGCAGAGGATCTTGTGCTCAGTGATGCGGTCATCAAGGACCTCGAAGCGGCCCACAAGGCCCATCCGATGCCTTATTGA
- a CDS encoding lipocalin family protein, translating to MRGLIAALSLMALSGCLTSGAPTVSGTRDASVAMSSIATLDPMKFSGRWYEVEAFVPDGASCVLGAITFTVQKSGDLMVTEGPCADGAPRQGLARRIGPGRYAFAGDELWVLWVDAEYHVAVIGSPSGPAHVLSREMSLPADRQQAVHGILSWNGYDISRLRPARRR from the coding sequence ATGCGTGGATTGATCGCGGCGCTGTCGCTGATGGCGCTCAGTGGCTGTTTGACCTCTGGCGCCCCGACCGTGAGCGGAACGCGCGATGCGAGCGTGGCCATGTCGTCGATTGCTACTTTGGACCCGATGAAGTTTTCCGGTCGCTGGTATGAGGTCGAAGCCTTTGTGCCCGATGGGGCGTCCTGTGTCCTTGGCGCGATCACCTTCACCGTGCAAAAGAGCGGCGACCTGATGGTCACCGAAGGCCCCTGTGCCGACGGCGCTCCGCGTCAGGGGCTGGCGCGCCGGATCGGGCCGGGCAGATACGCTTTTGCCGGGGACGAACTTTGGGTGCTCTGGGTGGATGCGGAATATCATGTGGCGGTGATCGGCTCCCCCTCGGGACCCGCACATGTGCTGTCGCGCGAGATGTCGCTTCCCGCGGACCGGCAGCAGGCAGTCCATGGCATCCTGTCCTGGAATGGCTATGATATCAGTCGTTTGCGTCCGGCGCGGCGGCGCTGA
- a CDS encoding MATE family efflux transporter, translating to MKQERTYLEHAKQILLLGLPLAGSQIAQFAVHMTDVIMMGWYGLDELAALVLASGFWFLLFIFLAGFAFAVMPLVATASGQGDTTTVRRATRMAIWLSVIAAVVIYPIFGFSARVLETLGQQPHIAAMARPFLVIAGIEMVPALIVAVFRSYFSALERTRVVLVAVVGAVAVNALLNYMLIFGNFGMPELGVVGAAIASLIVNLLMVAVLAIYAQIATPENDLFRNPFKPDWAMFRTVFRMGVPIGLTSVTEVGMFNAAALMMGWIGTASLAAHGIAMQLTSLAFMTQIGLSQAGTIRVGNALGRRDEADLRKGAKVVVFLSLLMATLSTVFFLLFPDLLVGLFIAPDEPARQEVLAIGGVLVAFAALMQFSDGGQVVAISLLRGLHDTAVPMWFAGLSYWGIGLPASYLCAFILDFGAGGIWMGFIIGLTIAWALMSHRFWVLKSRIAKVV from the coding sequence ATGAAACAAGAGCGCACATATCTCGAGCACGCGAAGCAAATTCTTTTGCTGGGTCTGCCGCTGGCCGGCTCTCAGATCGCACAATTCGCGGTTCATATGACCGATGTCATCATGATGGGCTGGTATGGTCTGGATGAACTTGCCGCGCTTGTTCTGGCCTCGGGATTCTGGTTTCTGCTGTTCATTTTTCTGGCGGGTTTTGCCTTTGCCGTGATGCCTCTGGTGGCCACAGCCTCGGGGCAGGGGGACACCACCACGGTGCGCCGCGCCACGCGCATGGCGATCTGGCTGTCGGTCATTGCTGCGGTCGTGATCTATCCGATCTTCGGGTTTTCCGCGCGCGTGCTTGAGACGCTGGGCCAGCAACCGCATATTGCCGCCATGGCGCGCCCCTTTCTGGTCATTGCCGGGATCGAGATGGTGCCAGCGCTGATTGTGGCGGTCTTTCGGTCCTATTTCTCGGCGCTCGAGCGCACCCGCGTCGTTCTGGTCGCCGTGGTCGGGGCCGTCGCTGTCAATGCGCTGCTCAACTACATGTTGATCTTTGGCAATTTTGGCATGCCGGAGCTGGGCGTGGTGGGTGCTGCCATTGCCTCGCTCATTGTCAATCTGCTGATGGTGGCGGTGTTGGCGATCTACGCCCAGATCGCGACACCGGAAAACGACCTGTTCCGCAATCCGTTCAAACCCGATTGGGCGATGTTTCGCACCGTGTTTCGCATGGGGGTGCCGATCGGGCTGACTTCGGTCACAGAGGTGGGCATGTTCAACGCGGCAGCGCTGATGATGGGCTGGATCGGCACCGCCTCGCTGGCGGCGCATGGCATCGCGATGCAGCTCACCTCACTGGCGTTCATGACCCAGATCGGCCTGTCTCAGGCCGGAACGATCCGGGTTGGCAATGCGCTGGGGCGCCGCGATGAGGCAGACCTGCGCAAAGGGGCCAAGGTTGTCGTCTTCCTGTCGCTTCTGATGGCGACCCTGTCGACCGTCTTTTTTCTGCTGTTCCCGGATCTTCTGGTCGGGCTGTTCATTGCGCCCGACGAACCCGCCCGTCAGGAGGTTCTGGCCATTGGTGGGGTGCTTGTCGCCTTTGCGGCGCTGATGCAGTTTTCCGACGGCGGGCAGGTGGTTGCCATTTCCCTGCTGCGCGGCTTGCATGACACTGCTGTGCCGATGTGGTTTGCCGGGCTGAGCTATTGGGGCATCGGTCTGCCGGCCAGCTATCTCTGTGCCTTTATCCTCGACTTCGGTGCGGGCGGCATCTGGATGGGCTTTATCATCGGGCTGACCATTGCCTGGGCGCTGATGAGCCATCGTTTCTGGGTACTGAAGTCCCGCATTGCCAAGGTCGTCTGA
- a CDS encoding pyridoxal phosphate-dependent aminotransferase, whose protein sequence is MAFLSDTLSRVKPSPTIAVSNKARELKAAGKDVIGLGAGEPDFDTPANIKAAGIRAIEDGKTKYTAVDGLPELKEAICAKLKRDNNLEYTPAQVSVSGGGKQVLFNALTATLNPGDEVIIPAPYWVSYPDMVMLAGGTPVAIEGKLENAFKITADQLEAAITPKTKWFIFNSPSNPTGAGYSKEELKALTDVLMKHPHVWVMSDDMYEHLAFDGFEFCTPAEIEPGLYERTLTVNGVSKAYAMTGWRIGYAAGPVELIAAMRKVQSQSTSNPCSISQYAAVEALNGPQDFIDSNNEVFVRRRNMVVEMLNAAEGITCPTPEGAFYVYPDISGCLGKTSAGGVKIDSDETFATALLEEKGVAVVFGAAFGLSPNFRVSYATSDAALKDACTRIQDFCATLI, encoded by the coding sequence ATGGCCTTCCTGTCTGATACCCTGTCCCGCGTAAAACCGTCCCCCACCATTGCCGTCTCCAACAAGGCGCGCGAACTCAAGGCCGCTGGAAAGGACGTCATCGGCTTAGGTGCGGGCGAACCCGATTTCGACACGCCCGCGAACATCAAGGCGGCGGGCATTCGTGCCATTGAGGACGGCAAGACGAAATACACAGCGGTCGACGGGTTACCGGAGCTGAAAGAAGCGATCTGCGCCAAGCTCAAACGCGACAACAATCTGGAGTATACCCCGGCGCAGGTGTCGGTGTCAGGTGGCGGCAAACAGGTGCTGTTCAATGCGCTGACCGCAACGCTCAATCCCGGCGATGAGGTGATCATCCCGGCGCCTTACTGGGTGTCTTATCCGGACATGGTGATGCTTGCAGGCGGCACGCCGGTCGCCATCGAGGGCAAGCTGGAAAATGCCTTCAAGATTACGGCAGATCAGCTAGAAGCCGCAATCACGCCCAAAACGAAATGGTTCATCTTCAACTCCCCATCGAACCCGACGGGCGCGGGCTATTCGAAAGAGGAGCTCAAGGCGCTGACCGACGTGCTGATGAAGCACCCGCATGTCTGGGTGATGTCAGACGACATGTATGAACACCTCGCTTTCGACGGGTTCGAATTCTGTACCCCGGCCGAGATCGAGCCGGGTCTGTATGAACGCACGCTGACCGTGAACGGCGTGTCCAAGGCCTATGCCATGACCGGCTGGCGCATCGGCTATGCGGCAGGCCCAGTTGAACTGATTGCCGCAATGCGCAAGGTCCAGTCGCAGTCGACCTCCAACCCCTGTTCGATCTCGCAATATGCCGCTGTGGAGGCCCTGAATGGCCCGCAGGATTTCATCGACAGCAACAATGAAGTCTTTGTACGCCGGCGCAACATGGTGGTGGAGATGCTCAACGCTGCAGAGGGCATCACCTGCCCGACGCCGGAAGGCGCCTTCTATGTCTATCCCGACATTTCCGGTTGCCTTGGCAAGACCTCTGCCGGCGGGGTCAAGATCGACTCGGATGAAACCTTCGCGACCGCCCTGCTCGAAGAAAAAGGCGTCGCCGTGGTCTTTGGGGCAGCCTTTGGCCTGTCACCCAATTTCCGGGTCTCCTATGCCACCTCGGATGCAGCGCTGAAAGACGCCTGCACCCGCATTCAGGACTTCTGCGCCACGCTGATCTGA
- a CDS encoding succinate dehydrogenase assembly factor 2 has protein sequence MTASFEEPLDIRRKRLKIRAWRRGIKEMDLLIGGYADAHLAEMDKAQLDEFEQLMDEHDQDLLSYATGLKPVPEHLRAMLERLIADADHASWGVKG, from the coding sequence ATGACCGCATCATTCGAGGAACCCCTCGACATCCGGCGCAAGCGTTTGAAAATCCGCGCATGGCGGCGCGGGATCAAGGAAATGGATCTGCTGATCGGGGGCTATGCCGATGCCCATCTGGCCGAGATGGACAAGGCCCAGCTGGATGAGTTCGAGCAGCTGATGGATGAGCACGATCAGGACCTGCTGTCCTATGCCACAGGATTGAAGCCCGTGCCCGAACATCTCAGGGCGATGCTGGAGCGGCTGATTGCCGATGCCGATCACGCGTCCTGGGGCGTGAAAGGCTGA
- a CDS encoding MarR family transcriptional regulator produces the protein MTTAFTGSGDALFMSQYLEALAFVERLHRLLLDVIKDEFERLGILEVNAVQALLLFNIGENEVTAGELRSRGYYQGSNVSYNLKKLVDMGYMHHQRSEADRRSVRVSLTDKGLELRGVVVDMFLRHSHGILARQIISSQDLEDVNRSLSRVERYWGDQIRYIY, from the coding sequence ATGACCACAGCCTTCACAGGATCCGGCGACGCGCTTTTCATGTCTCAATACCTTGAGGCGCTGGCCTTTGTCGAACGTCTGCACCGACTGTTGCTGGATGTGATCAAGGATGAATTCGAACGGCTTGGCATTCTTGAGGTGAATGCGGTTCAGGCGCTTTTGCTGTTCAATATCGGCGAAAATGAGGTCACGGCGGGTGAATTGCGCAGTCGTGGCTACTATCAGGGATCGAACGTGTCCTATAATCTTAAGAAGCTGGTGGATATGGGCTATATGCACCACCAACGCAGTGAGGCCGATCGGCGGTCGGTGCGTGTCAGCCTGACGGACAAAGGGTTGGAACTGCGCGGTGTCGTGGTCGACATGTTCCTGCGCCATTCGCACGGCATTCTGGCGCGACAGATCATTTCCTCGCAGGATCTGGAAGACGTGAACCGCTCTCTGTCCCGTGTTGAACGCTATTGGGGCGATCAAATCCGCTACATTTACTGA
- a CDS encoding DUF1194 domain-containing protein, producing MGGMRRAAPHRRQVALCLAPLSLAMIAATAGITAAAAQAMTAEEPCRQALALGLDVSGSVDAEEWQLQINGLARALGSPDVARALFAMEDAPVWLAVYEWAGDSAPRDLVAWTALRSPQDVRHVQAALRAQTRIPHAPGTAMGAAMQYGGQLLAQRPACWRHTLDISADGRSNMGPRPERVRLQPELAEVTINGLIVSTGSHTAPPKAVDKELAQLSTYFQGAVIQGFGAFVEPARSYADYERAMTQKLLKELQTVAIGWSEINGAAQGLQR from the coding sequence ATGGGCGGGATGCGGCGCGCCGCCCCCCATCGGCGGCAGGTCGCGCTGTGTCTGGCCCCGTTGTCTCTGGCCATGATCGCAGCAACAGCGGGTATCACCGCAGCCGCAGCGCAGGCCATGACGGCAGAAGAGCCCTGTCGTCAGGCGCTTGCGCTGGGTTTGGATGTATCAGGCTCAGTCGATGCCGAAGAGTGGCAGTTGCAGATCAACGGGCTTGCCCGGGCACTTGGCAGTCCGGATGTGGCCCGCGCCCTTTTCGCGATGGAGGACGCACCTGTCTGGCTGGCCGTCTATGAATGGGCCGGAGACAGCGCCCCACGTGATCTGGTGGCTTGGACCGCGCTGCGCAGCCCACAAGACGTGCGGCATGTGCAAGCGGCCTTGCGTGCGCAAACGCGTATCCCCCATGCCCCGGGGACAGCGATGGGGGCCGCCATGCAATACGGCGGGCAGCTTTTGGCCCAGCGCCCGGCCTGTTGGCGGCACACGCTCGACATCTCCGCCGATGGCCGTTCCAACATGGGTCCCCGCCCCGAACGCGTACGCCTGCAGCCCGAGCTGGCCGAGGTGACAATCAATGGGCTGATCGTGTCGACCGGATCGCACACCGCCCCGCCAAAGGCCGTGGACAAAGAGCTGGCACAGCTTTCGACCTATTTTCAGGGCGCTGTGATCCAGGGCTTTGGCGCCTTTGTGGAGCCAGCGCGCAGCTATGCCGATTACGAACGCGCCATGACGCAAAAACTGCTGAAAGAGCTTCAGACGGTCGCCATCGGATGGTCTGAAATCAATGGCGCAGCGCAGGGCCTGCAAAGATAG